The sequence below is a genomic window from Cobetia sp. cqz5-12.
TCATGATCCGCCAGTCGCGCATCGAAGCCACATTCCCCCAACGCGACGATCTGGCCCGCATGCTGGTCGAGAGCCTGATGAAGCGCCGCCAGCGCATCATCACCATGCTCGGACAGAAAATAGGGATGCAACCCCAGGGCACCGAAGATAGACGCCAATGAATCCACCAGTTCCATCACTGCCGGGAAGCTTGCCACCGTGGTGGCAGGCACCACGAAGGCCGAGACATCTTGCTGCTCGGCACGCGCGATGACCGCCTCTCGATCCGGCGTGAAGTCAGCGAAATCCAGATGGCAATGGCTGTCGATCAGCATGAAATCTCCCGGTGATGGCCCAACTGCCATCGTGCTATATCAGCGTGTGACAGACAAACGAAGGGACCGGCCTGGTGACCGGTCCCTTGAGGACGAGTGTCGATGTTGCCCTGTCAGCCGTCGCGACTGCCGCAGATGACCTAGGCCGCCTCCACTGGCGCTGCCGGTGCCAGCTCGGAGGTGCAATGACTACAGCGGGTCGCCGCCAGCGGCACCTTGGAAAGACAATACGGGCAGTCCTTGTCGGTGATCTCTTCCGGCGCTTCCTCGGCTTCCTTCTTGAGCTTGTTGATCTGGCGGATCAACACGAAGACCGCCAGCGCCACCAGCGCGAAACTGATGATGGCATTGATGAACAGACCATAGTTCAGCGTGACGGCTCCCGCTTCCTTCGCGGCATCCAGGCTGGCATAGGGAGCAGCCTGAGCGCCTTCCTTGAGTACGATGAAGAAGTTCGAGAAATCGACACCCCCGATCAGCAGCCCGATCAGCGGGTTGAGCATGTCCCCCACCAGACTCTTGACGATCAGGGTGAATGCCCCGCCGATGATGATGCCGACGGCCATGTCGACAACGTTACCCTTGACGGCAAAATCACGAAATTCCTGCATGAATCCGGACATCTGTCATCTCCTTTACTCGCTGTCCATCCGGTGGATTGCCATGCATCAAACATGGCCCGCCCTGAACACATCCCACGCCATTGTTGTTGTCATTGTCTGCGCCCTACCGACCTTCGCCACAGCAAGCTTCATCACGCGGATGCCAGCAAGACAACATGACCCTAACATTATGCCGTGCTGATGCCGCGCCATGGGTTGGCTGTGTAAACGTAGGGTTACATGGATGTCTGGACACAAAGAACGCCACTTTTATCCAGGCATAAATAAACGCCACCCCGAGGGGTGGCGTTCTTCAGGCCGTGATCGACAGTCTCGCTACCGCTGCGTCGCTATGGCAGCACCATTGCGACATTGCCGCCAGACAGCGCCGCTGTGGCAACGCCGTTGTGGCAACTGTCTCAGTGCT
It includes:
- the mscL gene encoding large conductance mechanosensitive channel protein MscL, producing MSGFMQEFRDFAVKGNVVDMAVGIIIGGAFTLIVKSLVGDMLNPLIGLLIGGVDFSNFFIVLKEGAQAAPYASLDAAKEAGAVTLNYGLFINAIISFALVALAVFVLIRQINKLKKEAEEAPEEITDKDCPYCLSKVPLAATRCSHCTSELAPAAPVEAA